The proteins below come from a single Paracoccus sp. SCSIO 75233 genomic window:
- the gatA gene encoding Asp-tRNA(Asn)/Glu-tRNA(Gln) amidotransferase subunit GatA codes for MSDLNQLTIAEARDALQAGKLSSVELTDACLSAVEGSAPLNAFVHNTPDLAREMAKAADQRIRAGDGAPMTGIPLGVKDLFCTRGVATQAASRILEGFSPQYESTVTQNLWNAGAVMLGKLNMDEFAMGSSNETSIYGKAVNPWKAGDKELTPGGSSGGSAAAVAADLCLAAIGTDTGGSIRQPAAFTGTVGLKPTYGRISRWGTIAFASSLDQAGPMTKTVRDAAIMLGAMASVDDKDSTSAEIDVPDYEAALTGDIRGKKIGIPREYRMDGMPAEIDALWQKGADMLRDAGAEIVEISLPHTKYALPAYYVIAPAEASSNLARYDGVRYGRRAKLGQGDGIVEMYEKTRAEGFGAEVQRRVMIGTYVLSAGFYDAYYNRARRVRALIKRDFDQAYADGVDAILTPATPSAAFGLGEMQGKDPVEMYLNDVFTVTVNLAGLPGISVPVGLDANGLPLGLQLIGRPFEEGDLLNHAYVLERAAGFSGKPERWW; via the coding sequence ATGAGCGATCTGAACCAACTGACCATCGCAGAGGCGCGTGACGCCCTGCAAGCAGGCAAGCTGTCCTCCGTCGAACTGACCGATGCCTGTCTGAGCGCGGTCGAGGGCTCGGCTCCGCTGAACGCCTTCGTCCACAACACGCCCGATCTGGCGCGCGAGATGGCCAAGGCCGCCGATCAGCGCATCCGTGCTGGCGATGGCGCACCGATGACAGGTATTCCGCTGGGGGTGAAGGATCTGTTCTGCACCCGTGGTGTGGCCACCCAAGCGGCGAGCCGCATCCTTGAAGGGTTCAGCCCGCAATATGAATCGACCGTGACGCAGAATCTCTGGAACGCAGGCGCGGTTATGCTCGGCAAGCTGAACATGGACGAATTCGCCATGGGCTCCAGCAACGAAACCAGCATTTACGGCAAGGCGGTGAACCCGTGGAAAGCGGGCGACAAGGAGTTGACGCCGGGCGGTTCCTCAGGCGGCTCGGCGGCGGCTGTGGCGGCGGATCTGTGTCTTGCCGCAATCGGCACCGACACCGGCGGCTCGATCCGTCAGCCTGCGGCATTTACCGGCACGGTTGGGCTGAAGCCGACCTATGGGCGGATCAGCCGCTGGGGGACGATTGCCTTTGCCTCGTCGCTGGATCAGGCCGGCCCGATGACCAAGACGGTGCGCGACGCCGCGATCATGCTGGGCGCGATGGCCTCGGTCGATGACAAGGATTCCACCTCCGCCGAAATCGACGTGCCGGATTACGAGGCCGCGCTGACCGGCGATATCCGTGGCAAGAAGATCGGCATTCCGCGCGAATATCGCATGGACGGCATGCCAGCGGAAATCGACGCGCTGTGGCAGAAGGGTGCCGATATGCTGCGCGATGCGGGGGCTGAGATCGTGGAAATCAGCCTGCCGCACACGAAATACGCCCTGCCTGCCTATTATGTGATCGCGCCCGCCGAGGCGTCCTCCAACCTCGCCCGCTACGACGGCGTCCGCTATGGCCGCCGCGCCAAGCTCGGGCAAGGCGATGGCATTGTCGAGATGTACGAGAAAACCCGTGCCGAGGGTTTCGGTGCGGAGGTGCAGCGCCGCGTCATGATCGGCACCTATGTGCTGTCGGCGGGGTTCTATGACGCTTATTATAACCGCGCCCGCCGCGTTCGCGCGCTCATTAAGCGGGATTTCGATCAGGCCTATGCGGACGGGGTCGATGCGATCCTGACACCGGCCACGCCGTCTGCAGCCTTCGGTCTGGGGGAGATGCAGGGCAAGGACCCGGTCGAGATGTATCTCAACGACGTCTTTACGGTGACGGTCAATCTAGCCGGATTACCGGGCATCTCGGTCCCCGTCGGGCTGGACGCAAATGGCCTGCCGCTTGGTCTGCAACTGATCGGCCGGCCGTTCGAGGAGGGAGACCTCCTCAATCACGCCTATGTTCTGGAGCGCGCCGCAGGTTTCTCTGGCAAACCGGAGCGCTGGTGGTAA
- a CDS encoding N-acetylmuramoyl-L-alanine amidase, producing MTLPSPNHGERRNDARPELIVIHYTGMADCASARARLCDPAAEVSAHWLIDEDGTTEALVREERRAWHAGAGSWLGQDDVNSRSIGIELANPGNRPFAAAQIDALEDLLRGIMERWQIGPAGVIGHSDMAPGRKFDPGPRFDWARLARQGLALHPDTQGPDEPLAASLTTIGYPETDPETRLAAFRLRFRPGATGAEDQADRRIAAAAAELFTANR from the coding sequence ATGACCCTCCCAAGTCCGAACCACGGCGAACGCCGCAACGATGCGCGTCCGGAACTGATCGTCATCCACTACACCGGCATGGCCGACTGCGCGTCGGCCCGCGCCCGGCTCTGCGATCCGGCGGCGGAAGTCAGCGCGCATTGGCTCATTGACGAGGACGGCACGACAGAGGCGCTCGTCCGGGAAGAACGGCGGGCATGGCATGCCGGGGCCGGTTCTTGGCTGGGGCAGGACGATGTCAACTCACGCTCCATCGGGATCGAGCTTGCCAATCCCGGCAACCGCCCCTTCGCCGCCGCCCAGATCGACGCGCTCGAAGACCTGCTGCGCGGGATCATGGAACGCTGGCAGATCGGCCCGGCGGGGGTGATCGGCCATTCCGACATGGCACCGGGCCGGAAATTCGATCCCGGCCCGCGTTTCGACTGGGCGCGGCTGGCACGGCAGGGCCTCGCCCTGCATCCTGACACCCAGGGACCCGATGAACCGCTTGCCGCGAGCCTGACCACAATCGGTTATCCCGAAACCGACCCTGAGACGCGTCTCGCCGCCTTTCGGCTTCGCTTTCGCCCGGGTGCAACGGGTGCGGAAGATCAGGCTGACCGGCGCATTGCGGCGGCAGCGGCGGAACTCTTTACCGCCAATCGCTGA
- a CDS encoding MATE family efflux transporter, producing the protein MDLARYRPHLLATLSLGLPLVGGHLARMGINITDTVMVGKYGVEELAALVIATSVLFILMMLGSGYGIGVLGLLATANARNDTTEIRRATRMALWLSAIHAIVVMPVLWFAGPILLALGQTETVSELSQQYLRIAGWGVGATLWAMALNSYLAAMERTQVVLWLTVAGIPLNILFNWVLIFGNLGAPEMGVRGAAIASILTQYLSLAAILAYALWLPQARPISLMQRFWRADWPAFRAIFWLGLPVGLTLVAEVGMFVGTNIMMGWFGTKELAAHGIALQLASIAFMFHLGMSNAGTIRAGRARGLGDATMLRDAAATVIFLSVVFGILTSLSFIFLPDPMIALYLKADDPEAPAIMEIAVGLMFWAALFQLVDALQVQGLGLLRGVQDTRVPMYYAAFSYWIIGLPAAYLFAFPLGFGPPGLWVGLMAGLGVASFLMMHRFYNGLARGVWTREGEPG; encoded by the coding sequence ATGGACCTTGCGCGCTATCGCCCTCATCTGCTTGCGACCTTGTCGCTCGGCCTGCCGCTTGTCGGCGGGCATCTGGCGCGTATGGGGATCAATATCACCGATACGGTGATGGTGGGGAAATACGGGGTCGAGGAACTGGCCGCGCTCGTCATCGCGACCTCGGTCCTGTTCATCCTGATGATGCTCGGCTCCGGCTACGGCATCGGCGTGCTGGGATTGCTGGCCACCGCCAATGCCCGGAACGACACGACAGAGATACGCCGTGCAACCCGGATGGCGCTCTGGCTGTCGGCCATACACGCCATCGTCGTCATGCCGGTGCTGTGGTTCGCCGGGCCAATCCTGCTCGCCCTCGGTCAGACGGAGACGGTGTCGGAGCTGTCCCAGCAATATCTGCGAATCGCGGGCTGGGGCGTGGGTGCGACGCTCTGGGCAATGGCGCTGAATTCCTACCTCGCCGCGATGGAGCGCACGCAGGTGGTGCTGTGGCTGACCGTCGCCGGGATCCCGCTTAACATTCTGTTCAACTGGGTGCTGATCTTCGGCAATCTCGGCGCGCCGGAGATGGGCGTGCGCGGTGCCGCCATCGCATCTATCCTGACGCAATATCTGTCACTGGCCGCGATCCTCGCCTATGCGCTCTGGCTGCCGCAGGCCCGACCGATCTCGCTCATGCAGCGTTTCTGGCGCGCTGACTGGCCCGCATTTCGCGCGATTTTCTGGCTCGGCCTGCCGGTCGGGCTGACCCTCGTGGCCGAGGTTGGCATGTTTGTCGGCACAAATATCATGATGGGCTGGTTCGGCACCAAGGAGCTTGCGGCACATGGGATCGCGCTACAACTGGCCTCGATCGCGTTCATGTTTCATCTGGGCATGTCGAACGCCGGCACAATTCGCGCCGGTCGCGCACGGGGCCTAGGGGACGCGACAATGCTGCGCGACGCCGCCGCCACGGTGATTTTCCTGTCGGTGGTGTTCGGCATTCTGACCAGCCTGTCGTTCATTTTCCTGCCCGATCCGATGATCGCGCTCTATCTGAAAGCAGACGATCCCGAAGCGCCCGCGATCATGGAGATCGCTGTCGGACTGATGTTCTGGGCCGCTCTGTTCCAGCTTGTCGACGCTTTGCAGGTTCAGGGGCTGGGCCTGCTTCGCGGCGTGCAGGATACGCGCGTGCCGATGTACTACGCCGCCTTCAGCTACTGGATCATCGGCCTGCCCGCTGCCTATCTGTTTGCGTTCCCGCTGGGCTTCGGTCCGCCGGGGCTTTGGGTCGGGCTGATGGCCGGGCTCGGCGTTGCCTCGTTCCTGATGATGCACCGGTTCTACAACGGATTGGCGCGAGGGGTCTGGACCCGCGAGGGCGAGCCGGGATAG
- a CDS encoding Lrp/AsnC ligand binding domain-containing protein, whose amino-acid sequence MRPVFVQFRCAPGQTYSVADAIYDREIVSELYSTSGEYDLLAKVYIPEDEDVGRYLNENLFDIQGIVRTLTTMTFKAF is encoded by the coding sequence ATGCGCCCCGTCTTCGTCCAGTTCCGCTGCGCCCCCGGACAGACCTACAGCGTCGCGGATGCGATATATGACCGCGAAATCGTGTCGGAACTGTATTCGACCTCTGGTGAATATGACCTTCTGGCCAAGGTCTACATCCCCGAGGATGAGGATGTCGGGCGGTATCTCAATGAAAACCTGTTCGATATTCAGGGCATCGTCCGCACATTGACCACGATGACCTTCAAGGCGTTCTGA